GAAGCATGCTCCTTAACACTCAATATTGATTCATTTATGGAATTTAGGTGTTCTAAGACATGCCAAAATACAACAGTATCAAATTCCTTAGAGCGGAAATGTGCAGGGTCATACACCCCTTGTACTACATTATCCGCAAACTCCCTGCGAGCCTCGTTAAACTTGATTTCATTTGGCTCAATACCATAAACTTCCTGTCCCCTTTTCCTGAATTCCTGCATAAGTTTTCCCCTCCCACAACCGATGTCCAAAACCAGTCCTCCTGACTCGAGTGATGAATTTATCGTGATGACAATTCTACCAAGGAAAAAACGGATTATCGCGGAGAAGAATCTTACATATAAAGAATTTTTATCTCTTGCGATATTCTGTTCCGAAGTCTCGTATACAGATTCCTCATCTTGTATTTTTCTCCATGAAGACCCACACCGTGAACAATTATTATACTCATGAAACTTACCCCCTTCAAGCCAGTCAGGAAATAAAATAATGTCGATTCCTGTATATAGATTACAAACAGGACAGTTCAAGACATCTTGGCTTACATTGTTTATTTTTACTTCCATAGCTTATTTTGTACTTTCGTGCATAGGTTTTAAAAGCGATGGGCGAATAAAATACGTCTTATTAGGCATACTTATCCCCTTCATCCTTGACAGCGCTAAAGATTTCTCTAATTCGTGAATAGTATCTATCAATGGTGTAGTTCTTCATCATGTGGTCATGTCCCTTTTTACCAATTGACAGTCGCAGCTTCGGATCCTCAATGAGCTTCACAATTGCCT
The genomic region above belongs to candidate division KSB1 bacterium and contains:
- a CDS encoding methyltransferase domain-containing protein yields the protein MEVKINNVSQDVLNCPVCNLYTGIDIILFPDWLEGGKFHEYNNCSRCGSSWRKIQDEESVYETSEQNIARDKNSLYVRFFSAIIRFFLGRIVITINSSLESGGLVLDIGCGRGKLMQEFRKRGQEVYGIEPNEIKFNEARREFADNVVQGVYDPAHFRSKEFDTVVFWHVLEHLNSINESILSVKEHAS
- a CDS encoding glycosyltransferase, whose protein sequence is MLQKGKCGLLVQPGDVDGMKQAIVKLIEDPKLRLSIGKKGHDHMMKNYTIDRYYSRIREIFSAVKDEGDKYA